A single genomic interval of Lepidochelys kempii isolate rLepKem1 chromosome 13, rLepKem1.hap2, whole genome shotgun sequence harbors:
- the LOC140897243 gene encoding LOW QUALITY PROTEIN: endogenous retroviral envelope protein HEMO-like (The sequence of the model RefSeq protein was modified relative to this genomic sequence to represent the inferred CDS: deleted 1 base in 1 codon; substituted 1 base at 1 genomic stop codon) — translation EGNSFLNLTRAIKQGVNRTQCWICIHTPTYLGQGVPLVGVPIPLNRTLQTKLWANTTFNWNVTIQIWSIDMVAQGNYALCVSRRKGIENTVFVGNFVGCKDTTQISSGAGGPSTYSRTPWPVPEGSGWYWLCNHTAYKVLPAGWCGTCTLGAIIPAVTVHQNLTRGEIRNLVWRDRXSIPLNPLSLRPKGFHSFVRWFLPWLGVSELEKAIVNISAALELMANATADALSALQIEVTQLSQTTLQNCLALDYLLANQGGVCVLVNSSCCVFVNQHHRVETDIHILKQQAALFHHISLDTTSAGFQEVWDWLTSWLPDVGTWGRRILYLLFLTVIVFALFFVCLQCCSMCCRQLLTLQRGYSAPI, via the exons GAGGGCAATAGCTTTTTAAATTTAACCCGTGCTATCAAACAGGGTGTAAATCGAACGCAGTGTTGGATTTGTATTCATACCCCCACATATTTAGGTCAGGGGGTCCCGTTGGTAGGGGTACCTATCCCCCTTAATCGAACGCTCCAAACCAAGCTATGGGCAAACACTACatttaactggaatgttacaatccaaatatggtctattgatatggtggcccagggtaattatgctttatgtgtgtcacgacgtaagggcatagaaaatacagtttttgtagggaattttgtagggtgcaaggacaccacccaAATCAGCTCTGGTGCGGGAGGCCCCTCTACCTACTCCAGGACCCCGTGGCCGGTCCctgaggggtctggctggtattggttatgcaatcacacagcctataaggttctcccagcaggatggtgtggtACATGTACCTTAGGGGCTATAATACCCGCCGTGACAGTACACCAGAACCTGACCCGGGGAGAGATCCGCAATCTAGTATGGAGGGACAGATgaagtattcctttaaaccccCTTTCTTTA CGGCCCAAaggctttcactcctttgtgcGTTGGTTTCTGCCATGGTTGGGAGTAAGCGAGCTGGAAAAAGCtatagttaacatttcagctgctttggaactaatggcaaatgctactgcagatgctctctctgcccttcaaATTGAAGTCACCCAGCTATCCCAAACTACATTGCAAAACTGCCTAGCCCTGGATTATCTCCTTGCAAATCAGGGCGGGGTTTGTGTTCTGGTCAATTCAAGCTGTTGCGtatttgtaaatcagcatcaTAGGGTGGAAACTGACATCCACATCCTCAAGCAACAGGCAGCCCTATTCCACCACATCAGCCTCGACACTACCAGCGCCGGATTCCAGGAGGTCTGGGACTGGCTCACCTCATGGCTACCGGATGTGGGGACTTGGGGACGAcgtattttgtatttactttttttgactGTTATTGTTTTTGCGTTATTTTTTGTATGCCTACAATGCTGCAGTATGTGCTGTCGGCAGTTGCTAACCCTGCAGCGCGGTTACTCAGCCCCGATATAG